From the Manihot esculenta cultivar AM560-2 chromosome 3, M.esculenta_v8, whole genome shotgun sequence genome, one window contains:
- the LOC110610929 gene encoding uncharacterized protein LOC110610929, translating to MGQTVESPISSSKCFIKLSLLCVAAFVPSLIFICFLTYGFSPFLISISILLVSTTLILTFSKIKMITLGNPTRDDEVSMCSPKNLLVKEGEQMLNPEVEAVTQCNGAQQNEVTDNHGYQVEPTDFTSASESGDDFSESENFRLNWLSFNNMGKNVAISESSFSSDNNEDEDNLIEISFPDNISVELNEELEEKLQTEFLPESIFRQDGLMELLADINEVNEEDNLIEIDLFMGSIKG from the coding sequence ATGGGACAAACAGTTGAGAGTCCGATTTCTTCTTCGAAGTGTTTCATCAAACTTTCATTGCTCTGTGTTGCAGCCTTTGTCCCTTCTCTAATCTTTATTTGTTTCCTAACTTATGGATTCTCTCCTTTCCTTATATCAATCTCTATTTTGCTTGTATCGACCACCCTTATTCTCACATTCTCAAAGATAAAGATGATTACTCTTGGGAATCCAACACGTGATGATGAAGTTTCCATGTGTAGTCCTAAGAACCTACTTGTAAAGGAAGGTGAACAGATGCTAAATCCAGAAGTGGAAGCTGTTACTCAATGCAATGGTGCCCAGCAAAATGAAGTTACTGACAACCATGGGTATCAAGTTGAACCAACAGATTTCACTTCAGCTAGTGAAAGTGGTGATGATTTCTCAGAAAGTGAAAATTTTAGGCTTAATTGGTTGTCTTTCAATAATATGGGTAAAAATGTAGCAATCTCTGAAAGTTCATTCTCTTCTGATAATAATGAGGATGAAGATAATCTCATTGAAATAAGCTTTCCGGATAATATTTCTGTTGAGTTGAATGAAGAGTTGGAGGAAAAACTGCAGACAGAGTTCTTACCTGAATCCATTTTCAGGCAAGACGGTCTAATGGAGCTATTGGCAGATATTAATGAGGTGAATGAGGAGGATAACTTGATTGAGATTGACCTTTTCATGGGCTCCATAAAGGGTTGA
- the LOC110610250 gene encoding uncharacterized protein LOC110610250: MDHSLSHNTPPITDEEDEWDTDGFVIPSLGIEGPDNGKPDASAVEPSKPPSPKAKKEENIYLGPHGAPPSQSKQQELNYSGRKQRFKQKLKEADRRIGGNKLENSREIVGDGNWEGKSQYGKGFSQGLVRPTLP; encoded by the exons ATGGACCACTCTCTATCGCACAACACTCCCCCAATCACTGACGAGGAAGATGAATGGG ACACTGATGGATTTGTGATTCCAAGCTTGGGAATAGAAGGTCCAGATAATGGAAAACCTGATGCTTCCGCAGTAGAACCATCAAAACCTCCTTCTCCCAAG GCTAAAAAAGAAGAGAACATTTACCTAGGACCTCACGGGGCTCCACCTTCGCAATCAAAGCAGCAAGAGCTGAACTATTCTGGTCGGAAACAGCGGTTCAAGCAGAAACTGAAGGAAGCAGATAGAAGAATAGGTGGAAATAAGTTGGAGAATTCGCGAGAGATAGTAGGTGATGGGAACTGGGAAGGGAAGTCCCAATATGGCAAAGGGTTCTCGCAGGGATTGGTTAGACCTACACTGCCATGA
- the LOC110611271 gene encoding glutamic acid-rich protein, whose protein sequence is MGEEEMANQVSEVVENGTIAPEKSGNVVTKKMEEGSSELKAMNVDKVDNEKAEAEKMDEDPKVNEEKECKEDEENVKEEPKTILEEKTEQVEEENGSKGDAEVEEKEESKEEVEVKGDGSEEKEENEEKGVKKRRRGRSGGDKVEKKKVMEEKKESEPRTPASDRPQRERKSVERLVATVEKDATKEFHIEKGSGTPLKDIPNVAFKLSRRKTDDTFKLLHTILFGRRGKAIQIKSNISRFSGFVWHENEEKQKIKVKEKFDKCNKEKLLEFCDMLDIPVAKAATKKEDIIAKLIDFLVAPHATTAVLLAEKEKESKSKKRKRVTKSSTSGRVSSRRSAKSLKKVDTSKTDTKDATDTEDESEEEKVEEEEEEETAEEENENGHPEKSDADIPEHSDEENESEEESGEDVGKHKTSSKASRKEASGKANAKKLTISNKCSPPPKRTSKKSLSKPPEEDDYSDASPKVFSRKKKNEKLVKEKSSKSPSRERTGKKAVKGKEQAKVKEEKLKPTDDELSVAICEILKEVDFNTATFTDILKQLAKRFDADLTQRKSSIKLMIQEELTKLADEADDEDGDGDAEKDENQSAGKEVEA, encoded by the exons ATGGGTGAAGAAGAAATGGCAAACCAAGTTTCTGAGGTAGTTGAAAATGGGACTATTGCACCAGAGAAATCTGGAAATGTTGTgacaaagaaaatggaagagGGAAGTAGTGAATTGAAAGCAATGAATGTAGATAAAGTTGATAATGAGAAAGCTGAGGCTGAGAAGATGGATGAAGACCCTAAggtgaatgaagaaaaggaatgcaaagaagatgaagaaaatgTAAAGGAGGAACCCAAAACTATACTGGAAGAAAAAACTGAACAAGTGGAAGAAGAAAATGGGTCAAAAGGAGATGCAGAGGTTGAGGAAAAGGAGGAAAGCAAAGAAGAGGTGGAGGTGAAGGGGGATGGgtcagaagagaaagaagagaatgaagaaaaagGAGTAAAGAAACGTAGGAGAGGGAGGAGTGGTGGGGATAAAGTAGAGAAGAAGAAAGTAATGGAAGAGAAGAAGGAGTCAGAGCCAAGGACTCCTGCCTCTGACAGGCCACAGCGGGAGCGGAAATCTGTTGAAAGACTGGTGGCAACTGTTGAGAAAGATGCAACCAAGGAATTCCACATTGAAAAG GGTTCTGGTACCCCACTGAAAGATATACCTAATG TTGCATTCAAGTTATCCAGAAGGAAGACTGATGATACCTTTAAGCTGCTTCATACAATTCTCTTTGGGAGGAGAGGGAAG GCAATTCAAATCAAGAGTAATATATCCCGGTTCTCTGGTTTTGTGTGGCATGAAAATGAG GAAAAGCAAAAGattaaagtaaaagaaaaatttgACAAGTGTAATAAAGAAAAATTGCTAGAATTTTGTGATATGCTTGACATACCAGTTGCCAAGGCAGCTACAAAGAAG GAAGATATCATAGCAAAGTTGATAGACTTTTTGGTAGCTCCTCATGCTACAACTGCTGTGCTACttgcagaaaaagaaaag GAAAGTAAGAGCAAAAAGCGCAAGAGGGTGACCAAAAGCTCAACCTCTGGGAGAGTGTCTTCAAGACGTTCAGCAAAG AGTCTGAAAAAGGTAGATACTTCAAAAACTGATACGAAAGACGCAACTGATACAGAAGATGAgtcagaagaagaaaaagtagaggaagaggaggaggaagaaacTGCAGAAGAGGAAAATGAGAATGGTCATCCAGAGAAATCTGATGCCGATATACCTGAGCATTCTGATGAGGAAAATGAGTCAGAAGAGGAATCTGGAGAAGATGTTGGTAAACACAAAACAAGCTCAAAAGCATCTAGAAAAGAGGCTTCTGGAAAAGCTAATGCCAAGAAGCTTACGATTTCAAATAAATGTAGCCCTCCACCAAAACGAACATCCAAAAAATCTTTATCAAAACCCCCAGAAGAGGATGATTATAGTGATGCAAGTCCAAAGGTTTTCTCgaggaagaagaaaaatgaaaaattagtgAAGGAGAAGTCGTCAAAATCTCCTTCCAGGGAGAGAAcag GTAAAAAGGCTGTGAAAGGGAAGGAGCAGGCTAAAGTCAAAGAAGAGAAATTGAAGCCAACTGATGATGAGCTTAGTGTTGCAATATGCGAAATTCTCAAGGAGGTGGATTTTAACACG GCTACATTCACAGACATTCTGAAGCAACTTG CTAAGCGATTTGACGCTGATCTCACTCAAAGGAAGTCATCTATAAAACTAATGATTCAAGAAGAACTCACCAAACTAGCTGATGAAGCTGATGATGAAGATGGAGACGGTGACGCAGAGAAAGATGAAAACCAATCTGCTGGTAAAGAGGTTGAAGCTTGA